GAGTAAATGGGATGAAGAGAAGGGAATTAAGAGGGAGCAGTTTGCTCATCAGAATATAAACAGGGATATTGAGGTAGAACAGCTTTATCGCTGTTTAAATGTAGAAGAAAAAGTTAGTTTTTTAAGTTATATTGCTGCTGAAAACTGGAAAAAAAGTATTAAGCAATTTCCGGAAGAAGAAATACTTGAAAATATTAAAAGTTATTTTTTGAATTTAGAATTTAGTAGTTGTAAACCTCAAAAATTATCAAATGAGCATTGTAGGGTATTACTGAGAGCAATTGAGTCACAACATGGGTTAATAATCGAAGAATTTCGTCAAATTTATTCCTTTTATCACCTTACATTTCAAGAATATTTCACGGCTAAATATTTTCTAGAAAACCCTAAACAAGATGCCTTAAAAGATTTAATCAGTTTTATGCTTTACCCGGACTGGCGAGAAGTATTTTTGATAGCAGTGGGGAATCGTAAGAGAGGAATTGATCTGTTAGATATAATGAACTTAGTTTGTCAATACTATGTACAATCTAATTCTGATTTAAAAATTTTTTTAAACTGGTGCAGTGAGAAAGCTAATGCTGTCAATGCTAACTACGAACCATTAGTTATTCGTGCATTTTACTTTGAGCTTGCGATTGGCTTCGTGCTTTGTCAGACTATAAGTTTTAACACAGTTGGTAGCATTGCAGCTACTTTTAGTGGTGATAGCAGTATTTTATCCAGTCTTGAACTTGGTGTTTCACTCACCTGGGATATTAATAATACTCTTGACATTACTTGTGACCCTACCTTTGACAGTATTCTTGCTTTAGCACATAAACTTTATGAAGCCAGAAAAGATACACTAGCCCTTGGTCTATCTCCTGAATTACAGCAATTACTGCAAGACTTGATAGATGAATTATTTAGTATAGAGCAATTAGAAAATCCCAAAAATAAACAGCAATGCTGGGAGAATAATAATTGGCATTGGATTGAACAACTAAAAACTATACTTATTGAGCATCGTGGTATTACTATAACTGGTATTACTATAAATTCACAGTTCGAGTCTAGGAATGATATAGATCATTACTATGATTGCACTCGCTTGCTGGTCTATTGCTTAACTAATGGTTGCGAATTGACTCCAAATATAGAAAAAATTAAAAATACTTTGTTACAAATAAATTAACGTCTTAGTTAAAGTAAAATTTGCATATTTTAAATAAAGTAAATTCACCTGATGACCTCAAATTGAGGGACTACTGGATTAAACGACAGAGAGTGAAAGCTAAATCTGAATTAATCAAAAGTAGACAGAAGATAGCCCAAAGGTAACAATATGTCTGTCCTGTCTGCGCGGAATCGCTATTAAATAATGAGGAGTTACATCTTCATCATAAAAAGCCAAAATCTCAGGGTGGTGGTGATAATTACGGCAACCTACAACTTGTACATCTATACTGCCTTGACTCAAATACATTCTGGAACAATCCGTAGTTTGTGACTTGCTTGAGCCGGATGCGTTGCAAGGCGCACGTCCGGTTCTGAGGGGGGGATTATAGCGATATAGTCCTGCTATCCGACCACGATGACCCCAACTACAGGATTCTAGGTATAGAAGCTAGTATAGACAAGTCAGTCCAGCCACAACATGATTCGTGTGGATTATACTTGCTTTTGGTCATCGCGTTGCAAACATAAGCAAAATTAATCAGCCTACGAAAGAATGAGGGTTGTAGCGTTTGTGGTGTCGGGCTGAATGATAAGTCTGGGTTAAGCGTGTGTCATCGCTGACGAAATCATAGGCTTTTGGGTCAGTTACATTGTGAATTGTTAGGAAGATCATGTAGGCTAGACCCTATGAAAATAAACCGTTTCGGTAGGGCAGAAATCCTCAGCCCCGACCAAATTAATCTCCTATTTACTGAGGGCTTTGTCAACCCACGCGATCGCGCTTTATTCGGCGTGTGCCTTTATGCTGCTTGTCGCATCAACGAGGCTTGCACTTTGGCTGTAAATGACGTGTTTGGCAGCAACGGTGTCAGAGGGGTGTTGGTGTTACGTAGCGTCAACACCAAAGGCAAGCGGGACACTAGGGAAATTCGAGTGCATCCGAAGCTCAAGCAGTATTTGGAAGAGTACAACCCCAACCGCCGCAAGGAGTTCTTGTTTCCGGGGCGGCATGGGTTGGGGCATATTCATAAGGTCAGTGCTGACAAAATTCTCAGAGATACCTGTGTGCGGCTGGGGATTGAAGGGGTAAGTACGCACAGCTTCAGGAGGACAGCGTTAACCAGGATGAGTGATGCGGGGATACCGTTGCGCCATATACAGGAGATATCGGGGCATCGGACTTTGGCAGCTTTGGAGCGTTATTTGGGGGTAACTGAGAAGCAGAAGCAAAACGCTATCTCTGCTTTGGATTTTTGAACTACCAGAGTGAAAAGAATATTATTGTTGAATTAAGTTACATAATTCAACAAACCTGCTTTATCATTATGTTGTGAGCTAATAAAAGCCATTAAACCTCCCAATAAGCCTTTACTACTTCACTTAATCCTCGTCAGGGGAAACTAAAAAGATGAAAACCCCTAACACAGTAGAAGATAAAATCACTCGTCGAATTGACAGTAGTGATCGTGATGTCTTTATGCGTAAGGATTTTGTAGACATTGCTAGCTACACTCAAATTGGGCGTAGTCTTAAGAAATTAGAAGAAAAAGGTAAAATCGTAAAAATTGGTTATGGGCTTTACGCTAAAGCTGCATTTTCTCCTTTATCAAAGCGTATAGTTCCCCGTAGAGGGTTACGTGAACTAGCAACTGAAGCTCTAAAAAAATTGCAGATAGAGGTTGTAGCATCAAGCTATGATCAAGCTTATAGTCAAGGACGTACAACGCAAGTTCCAACCGGACGAGTTGTTGGCGTTAAAGGACGAGTTTCACGTAAAATTGGTTACGACGGTAAATATGTAACCTTTGAATACGTTTCTTGACCCAAACCTTATAGAAGTTATTGCCAGTGATCTTGGTGTTGATCCTTCATTTGTTGAGAAGGATTGGTATGCTATGCGGATAATTGCATCCTTGATCACTGTCAATAATTTTGGTATGCAATTAGTTTTTGCGGGGGGAACTAGCTTATCAAAAGGGTTTGGACTTATTAAACGTTTTTCGGAAGACCTTGATTTCAAAGTAATTTTGCCAAAAGCAAATCCTACACGGAATGAATTTAGTAACTACCGAAAGCAAATTGTTGAAGTAATCCGTGGTAGTAGTTCAGAATGGTCATTGGAGGGCGAACCAAAGTCTGAAAATGCAAATCGTAAATTTACTTGCAACATTCGCTACAAAGAAAATTTTCACATACCTGCGGCACTTCGTCTCTATATAAAGTTAGAGGTTAATTTTATTTCGCCCACCTTGGCTGTTGAACAAAGACCTTTACAGTCTTTTATCGCTCAAGCAATGGATCAATCACCAGAAGTTCCTTTAATGGCTTGTGTTTCACCCATAGAAACAGCAGCAGAGAAACTAAGTGCTTTAACTTGGCGAGTGTTATCTAGGAACAGAGATAGTGAAAAAGATGATCCGTCTCTTATTCGCCATTTATATGATTTAACAGCATTAAAAGACGTAATTTTTAATTATTCAAGCTTTTCAGATTTAGTTATTGATGTGATGCGAAAAGATATAAAGAACAACAGAGGAAAAATTAAATCATTAGCCAACTCCGAAGTAGAATTATTGCACAAAATGCTGTTAACACTAGAAGATGATTCTTTATATGCTAATGAATATCAGCAATTTGTTACAGGAATGTCTTACGCTGTAGAAGATGAATGCCCCACTTTTAGTGAAGCTATAGACGCTGTTAAAAGCATAATTAGCATGATTCAATAAAAAATGTAAGTAGTGGCAAGGTTGACTGGTACTTTGAACCTAGCACTCGATACTGTTTGAAGAAGTAAAATATTAATGGATAGAGTATTTACATTTTTTGAATGTGCTATGTAGCTTTAAATTCATCTATTTTCTTTTTCATAGCAATATAAGCTTCATCTTTAGTTGAGAAGAATTCTCCTAAAAGAATTGAATTTTGACTGCCTTTACTATTCTCGCTCTGAAATTCTGAAATGCTATAGCAAAGCTTTTGAATTGCTATAGAACTCCAATCTTGATCAATTGAGTCAAGAGACACTATGACACTCCACCCTTTATAATGTGCCATGTGATTATTACAGATATATCCTAGCTTTCCGCCAAACTCTATTAAATCATCTTCTTCCCAAATTTCAGGCTCTAGTTCTTTGTAGTTTTGTTCTTTTAACGATTTTTTAAATTCTTGCAAATGGTCTGCGGAAGTAATACTAGTGCAAGTTCTATGAAGTAAGAAATTATTAGGTATATAGGATAGATAATCACCTGTTTTTGGATCATAATTATGTATGGCAATTTCTCGATTTTCAAAAAGTTTTAAATCTAGAGGATTTTCAGCGAACGGGTTTATAAGTATATGTAAACCATCAGCAATCGTTTCTTTATAAATTGGCCTTTCTTCTAGAAATCTATACAGTCCTACTTGCTGATCTGATTGGCATGATCTAGAGCCACTAAATAGAACTGGATATTTACTAATCTTAGCTAAAGCACGCACCTTACAAAAGGTAGCTCTATTGTTAAAGATTACTGCACTTACGTGCTTTAATTTAGAATTAGTAAATAATCCAACATTTACATTAAAACCTGGTTTCTTTTGAACTCTATAATTATAAGAATCTCCAATGATAGTCAAATTACCATCTGCATCTCTTCTTGAAAGAACTTCTTCATATCCGTAAAGGACTCTGATAATTGCTAGAGAATCTTGCAAGAAAAAAAATGGTTGCTCAAAGGGAGCAACGCATATTACAAATGGTTTATTTTTAACATGAGGAAGCTTAGAGTAATCTTTACGGAATTTCTTCTCCTTTTTCTTTATAGAGAATTCGAGCCTAAGTGCGGATAATCTTAGTATGTCCTTTATGCTAGTATTTTCTAATAAATCGTAATCTTTATCCCATTCTGGTCTATAGCCTTCACTATTACTTGCTATTGCTGCTTCAGCAATGAAATCACCATAGGGTGAACTTACAAGAAAATCTGGAGTTTCATATGAGGTATCTACGCTACATCCGAGTTCTTTAAAACAGGCAAATAAATATAATTCCCAGAATACGGAATTAAACTTTGTTTGAAATTCTTGTACCAGTTTTTCATTGCGATCTATAAATCCATCAGCCCAACTTTTAATAACTTCAATCTCTGGTTCGCAAAATCCTGGTTCTGTAATATAGAGAAAGTGATTATGTTGCTCCTCTTTAGGGACAATAGGCGTAAATAAATCCATAATGATAAAAATGCTATAAAATATGCCAAGTAAGTGCTAGCTTTTGAGTGTGCATCCCAATCTGAGTAGCTCGGCGGACACCCGTAAACTGATGCCACACTTGACACTCAGCAGCTTTTAGAGAATTACCTATACTTTAGTTTCCTCAGACGTGCCAAAGCAGCTACTACTGGAGGGTCTTTGACATCTTCAGGAATAATTATTTTATCGTCACTTTGAATTCCACAAATATCAAAATCATGTTCTCCTATTTGCCATGCTGGACGAATGGATATTTGTCGTTTCATAATTCCAAGCTCCCAGAAAAAATCTGGACTGGAACTGTCTTGAGCTATATATCCTGGTGTAAGGATGTAAAATCCCAAATTTTCAAATGCACTGATAAATTGATCAATATTTCTAGAATTGCTTGGTTCAATAGTGCGAATACGATAACTCAATAGGACTTGTGAGTTACTAGAAACTTCCAGCCAATCAGGATTAGTCCCAATAACTACACGATAAGCTGCTGGATTATCAGCATCAATTCCAGTGATAATAGATACGCTGATTTTTTCCTCTACATCTGTGTCTCCTACAGCTTCTCGCCATTGAGCAAAAATTTTCTTGCTTGCATTTTCATCTCGAAATAAAAGTGCAAGCTGTAGGAGTGGGAGATTTTGAGAATTTGGTATAAATCCAACGCCTACTCCGCACCAACCAGCTTTTTCCCAAAGATGGACATTAATCAATGATAAAATCTTACGATCCCGATGTTTTAGGTGATCTATACTATTGAGTTCAGGCGGAGGTTCACCTTGTCCTGGCTTGGGTAAGACTACATTAGCTTGTTCTTCAGAGGTATTTTGAACTGTTTCAGTGTTCCAGGTTTTTGTTCGTTGAGATGGAAAATGCTGATCACTGTCGCTTAACCTCCAATCCGTTAGTTGCAGTTTTGGACTTTTACCCAAAATATTCCAAACAGCTACAGCTACGTTTGTAAAATCCAGTGCGCGAGAAAAAGCCAGTTCATCTTGTAAAAGTCTTTCAAAATACTGTTCTGGATCTGATACAAACGCTATCTTAAAAATTACTCGAATAATTAACTCAGCCAGCGTTTTGCCTAATGATTCAGGATTAAGCTCTGTTATGTAAGATTCATTAGCAGAATGTTTTACTTCTATGAGAGTTTCAAAAGTTTCTCCGCCTTCCTCTTTAATTTGAAAATCAATAACGTTAGCAACAGAATCCGATGATACTATTTGAAATCTAATATTTGGTTGATGAGGGAATAATTGCGAATCAAGACTTGTTGCCAGAAAAGCTTCAAATGCAGCAAGAATTGACTCTGCAATAAACAGCGATCTAGTATTATTTAAAACTTCAGCAACTACGTTGCAGCCAAGAACTTGTGAGCGGAGTTCTACTGTATCCTCTGCTAAAATTTCTGGTAGTTCTGGTAGGTCATGACTTGCTGGTTGTGCTGTCCAATCATTAAAAAATTTACGTACACTCGCCTCATCTTCCTCCTCTGGAATCCAACCCTCAGAACGAAGATAATCTTCATAACCTAGTGCGTACAACGATGCCATGAATGAATGATGAAACCCAAGTTTTTCAAGAACTACTGGCAAAAACTCTAAACACTGCAAATCCTTAAGGGCAGTTTTAAGAAGAAGAATCCCAAGTACCAAATCTTGAGTTTCCCTCTCTTTATTAAATTTCTCTTTAGCTTCTTCATTCAGTCCAATTGCTTGTGCAATAACTGTAGAGGTTTCAATCCAAGCGAGTGTGATTGGAATCCGCCCTAATTGTAATTCGAGCCAGATAAGACGTTGTAGACAGGCAAAGGCTTGAATAGTAATTGTGCCGTTTTCCCAATACTCATTAAAAGCTTGGGATGCTGCTAGGAGCATATTGGAACGTGCAGCCCACAGTAAGCCTACGGACTCATAAGCACTTGCACATAGAGCTAGTGCAGCAATTAACTCACCACGACACTCACGCATAGCTAAGTTATGCTGCGCTCGACCAAGAAGACGAATTGCTTCGTAAGGGTTTCCGCCAAGAAGTTTTTGCTTTCCTCGTGTCAAAAGCATACGTCCTGAAGTTGCTTTACTCTCGCGTTGTTGAGAGAGTAGAAGTACAGCTTCAAAAAGTTCATCGAAGGCAGGATCATCAGGCAAATATTTACCGAGTTCCATGAGAATCTCGATCAATGGAGCTACGGGAAAGTTGACTAAACCTTCAGCCTCTGCAAATACCTTGCGAAATTCCTCTAGTATCCTTTTTAACTCAGCAGGTTCATGTTTGGACTCAGTTAGATCCATTAGTAACTCAATGGATCTTGCTTGTAAGGCAGTGCTTGGTCTATCTTGATCAGCCTGGAGACGCTGTAATTCAGTATGTAAAGTTTTGGTTCGTGCTTCTAGCTTTGCATCGTTGACTTCAAGTTGTGACCGTTGAACGGTTGTCCACAGAAGTTGCCATAAATTAGCTAATTTTTCAATATCTGTGACTTGGCTGCTTTCAATAGCTAGACGCTCAACATCATTATAGATGCGGTTAAACGTGTGAAAGTCATCATGCCACCAATAAGCAGTCCATGCTTTGGCATAAGCACATCGGAGCTTTTGCTGATGGATTCCATATTGTTCGGCTATGCGCTCGGCTCGTGCAAAACGTCCTTCAACCTCTACTCGTGGTAATTCAAGTTCGCGTGATAAAATAGCTGCTTCAAGGCAATCCTCAACAAGTTGATACTCGACACCTTGATAACGACTAGGATCTTTTATCTGCGTCTCCAGATCATTCAATTCAGCTTCACGAGATGTGTCTAAAGCCCCCTTGTTAACAGCCTGTGTAAGAGGCAAATTAATTTTTAGCGTTTCCACAGCTAGATTTTCTCGCTTGTTCTGAAACACCTTATCGAGTATCCAAGTTCTATCTAGAACTCGTACATTAATGTTGTACTGTTTTCGCAGTTCATCTTCAATGTTGGCTCGATCTTTATCTTTGATATATCGACTACTAATGAAATAAATTAAGGTGTAGCCACGCTGTGTTCCTGCAATACCTTCTACATCAGAACGGACTTTTGAACGCCATTGTTGTTTTGCGCTAATTGCAAATGCCCAACGCTCTGATGCAGCTTCGCGCCCAATTCCCTCATACCAGCGAAGAGAAATAGCATCAGATACAGGATAGGTTTCAGAGTCTACTTTGCTGTCTCCCCCCCCAGTAGGGCCTGTTTGTGGCAAAAGATTAGGACAAAGCTCTTTTTCAGCTAGTTTCCGGCAGAAGTTTTCAAACTCCAGTTCTTGTTTACGATTGGTCAGTGTTTCCAAGTGATATTCAAGAAAACTACGATCCAGCAACGACTTCCCAACTACTTGTGTATCGGAGAAAAGATAAGGTCGCCGCGCTCTCATGAAATCCGAAGGACGGAAGGATACTGACTCAGGTTGCTGACGCTTTTCAGCCATAAATATAGTAGAACTTTGCCTAAAGACAATACAATCTGCAAGTACGGAAATACTATTATAGCCAGTGAACTATAATTTACAATCGTCATAGGAGCGAATTACTCCATGTAGCCGAAAGTGTTCAACCAAAAGCTTGGTTTCCCCTCCAGCTAATTCTAGTTAGGTGAAGTTATATAAAATCTGCTGGAATTTATATCTAAAAATAAACTTTTTTCAACTGAGCCACGTAAACTGGAAACTAAAACCGAGTCGGTTGACCAAACGTTAACGTATCTTCTAGGGACAAGAGCCAGTGTCAACTACTGACAAGCAATGCCGCATTATAGCCCTGTTTAATCAGGCGGGTGGTGTCGCCAAATCGACACTGACCCAAAACCTGGGATACCACCTAGCAAAACGAGAACACCGCGTTCTCCTCATTGACATAGACCCCCAAGCCTCATTGACCAAATTCATGGGGTTAGTGCCATCTCAGCTACAAAAAACTGTTGCTGATGCCATTATCAACGAGCAGCCCTTACCGATTCATGAGGGTATTCACGGTATGGATTTGGCTCCAGCAAGCAGAGTCCTGAGTGGAGCAGAAATGCAGTTAGTCAGTGCTGCCATGCGCGACCTGCGCCTTAAGGAAGCCATTGAACCTATTCAGGATGAATACGACTTCATCCTGATAGATTGTCCCCCCAGTTTAGGGCTACTTTCTTACATTTCCTTAGTTGCGGCTACACACGTACTCGTACCAGTGGAAACCCATCTCAAAGCCTTTGAGGGAACGGACGAACTCTTACAAACTATTACCCACGTAAAAAATAAAGCTAACCGTAAAATCCAAATAGCCGGGTTTGTTCCTACGCGGTATGCTCACCAGAACTCAGCCGATAAACGAGCATTAGCAGCCATCCAAGAACAACTTTCGGCTTGGGGTCGTATCTTCCCCGCTATCCCCAGAGCTACTGCTTTTGTTGATGCCACAGAAGAACGTGCGCCACTAGCAGTATTTGACCCTAAACATTCTGTAGTCAATATCCTTGAAGAAATAGCTTTGGCTTTGGAGGCTTTGTGATAAGACGTAAGCAAACAGACAAACCCTTTGGGGGTCAAATTACAACTCCACCCCCTGCACCTTGGTTAGACTCACCAGATGCAGAAACATCAAGAGCTACCGAAACTACTATCAAGCTGGAAGATATAGTTCTACCCCCACACCAGCCCAGACGATATTTTGACCCACAAGCATTAAAAGAATTAGTAGAGTCAGTCAAACAGCATGGCATCCTCCAACCTTTGTTAGTGCGTCCGCTAGGCGGAGGTAAATACGAATTAGTAGCAGGAGAAAGACGCTATCGGGCAGGGCAGGAAGCTTTGCTTGAAGTTGCGCCTGTGGTTGTGCGTGAGCTATCTGATGACCAAGCATTTCAGTTGGCTTTGATTGAAAATCTGCAACGAGAAGACCTGAACCCTGTAGAAGAAACTGAAGGTATCTTACACCTGTTAGCAATCCGGCTTCATTGCGATATAGAAGCTGTCAAATCCTTGCTGTACCGCATGAAGAACGCTCACAGCAAAGGAGAACAGCAGCCACCAGAGTCATTAGATGAATCTAGGAGAAACGTTTCTCCTAACTCAGAAGAAACAGAAACTGGGGATAACATTTCTGACGATTTAGACGAGGAAACAGAATCTAGGAGAAACGTTTCTCCTAAAGTGGATTTGGAGCAATCAAAGACGGTAGAACAGGTATTTGAGAGCCTGGGGCTGATGAATTGGCTATCGTTCACCACCAAGCGTTTACCATTGCTCAATCTGCCCGAAGAAATTTTAATGGCACTGCGAGAAGGCAAGCTGGAATATACCAAAGCCCAAGCCCTGGCACGAGTAAAAGATGAGGAAGTGCGAAAACAACTCTTGTCACAAGCAATAGCTAACGATTGGTCTTTAAGCCAAATCAAAGAACAAATTATCGCTAACACTCCTGATGAACCATCCGCCTCATCTAAAACACCTAACCAAATACCAGAACGACTCAAAGATATCACCCAGCGCATTAAAAAGCGTCAGCTATGGAAAGAACCACGCAAGGAAAAACAGCTAGTAAACCTTCTAAACAAGCTAGAAGCCTTACTTGGGGACGAGTGACTTATTAAAGGTTGTCAGGTAATCTCTACGAATAGAATTGAAAAACCTGTGATTCATGATTGGGTGAGAGGGGAGAAACAGAGATGGCGGAAGCTTCACAGATTCAAGCATTACTCAAGGCTTGGTTAGATTACATTTACATCGAAAATTTGAGTAATGCCAAAGTAGAAGCTGACGAATCGGAACACTCCAACATCTGGGACTCTCTTGTAAATCTGGTAGGGGATAAATTATTAATAGACGAGTCTTTATTTAAAAACATCAAGCAACAGTTTAAAAATTCCAAGAACAAAGTTCAAACAGAATTACCATCAATTGCTGTAGCTTTCCCCCAGATTTATGAAATTGAAAGCAATCGCCGTCAATTTCGCCCGTTGTTCACCATCAACGTTTCTCCTATCTTTGAGGGCAATTATCGCACTGGCGGATGGGATTTAACCCAGTACGAGTTTCAGCCTGTTATTCCCAATTTGATGCAGTGGTACGGGCTGGAGGAAGAAGCGGCTGAGTCCCTGGTGACAAGGGAAGGGCTGAAAGTTTTTCTCGAAACTACTTTCAATCGTCCCTTTAAGACGCTACAAGATTTTATGGGACTGATTGAATTACCACCGTTTCCTGTGCGGTCAAAACTGCTCCCCTATTTATTAGATTTTGACTACGCTCCTTTTAATCAGCACCTCAAAAAAGATTTTCAAAAAATCAGCGAACAGAATTACTTTCAGTGGGCAAGACCAGGACATCCAGCTTACGAATACCTGTTTGGGCAACCAAAAACACCTCAGCATGAAGTGCTTTTTTTGGGTGCTTTTCCTAACTCGCTACCCGATGACTATCAAGCACAAGCTCTTAAACATTCTCAGTTAAACTCTATTACTGCCGTGATTGGCCCGCCGGGGAATGGTAAGACCACACTGTTGTTACATAAGATAGCGCAGCAAGTGGTAAGTCGAGCCGTGGAATTAGCAACAACGGGTAAAGATAAAAGTAACCTAACTGTGGTAACAAGCACTAACAATTTTGCTGTAAAGAACGTTGAGAAAATCTTAGCCAGTAACTTGACCTCTGACCATTTCTACTTGTCGGGAGGCTCAAGGGATTTAGTTGAGAGCCAAGTTTTACCTAGTTTGCAAGCTGCACTCGACTGGTTAACCAAAGAAACGTTTAATCACGATGAATGGGAGTCAGCACAACAACAATTATTAACTGGTGTTCAACAAATAGAAACTTACAAAAAACAAGACGAAAATTATCTGCAACAGAAAAGTGGTGATGAACAACTATTAGAGGAGCTATGCCGAGATATACAATCGGTCGAGTCAGCGATAAAGACCTCTGTTGTTAAGCCCTCAGCATTAGAATCTTCACACGACTACTCTAGGTTTCCACTAGAAGCCTACCAGCAGATAGGACAACATCTTGACAGTGCTAGGCGTTCTTTGCCTAGAGTTGATTACTGGCAGAATAAGAGTAGAAATGACAACTGGTTTGTCCAGATTTTGCAGGCGATTAAACGATTCTGGCACTCGATAAGCAAAAGCAGCCCACATCATATTCTCAAACGCCTGCATAAACAAATAGAGATGCCTGTGTTAGCGACACTGGCCACCCCATTTCCTTTTCAAATCCCACTAACAACTGAATCTCTCATAGCAGCCCAGGAGAATGTTAATCAGCTTTTAGCAGAAGCATTTTCTTGGCAGCAAAAACAAAACAGTCTCGACAGCACACAACAGCACTTAGAGTCATTACAGCAAGAACTCACAGACTCCATTAATCGGCGTTCTCAAGTTGAAACCAGACTAGCTAGTTATCCCACCACAGATTTTTACAGTCGTTTCTACACCGAATTGCACTCACTGCAAGTAGAGTTATTTGAGTGGTCTTGGCAATTTCAACAGCAGGAAGCTCGACGGCGAAAAGATGAGGTGATAGCTTCCATGAAGACTTACATTGCTGTCTTGAATGGTGAATGGGATGCTTACCGCCAGTTAAGTCTTAATTGGAGAAACATTTATCGGGATATCAGTCTGTTATTTCCAGTATTTCTTTGCACTTTGCACTCCATCCGCAATTTGTTACCCTATCCCGATAGTGGCTGTATTGACCAAGTAATTGTAGATGAAGCAGGTCAGATTCCACCGCATCAGGTTTTCCCTGTTTTAGTGAGGTGTAATCGGGCTTTGATTGTAGGC
The sequence above is drawn from the Nostoc sp. TCL26-01 genome and encodes:
- a CDS encoding DUF6088 family protein, which gives rise to MKTPNTVEDKITRRIDSSDRDVFMRKDFVDIASYTQIGRSLKKLEEKGKIVKIGYGLYAKAAFSPLSKRIVPRRGLRELATEALKKLQIEVVASSYDQAYSQGRTTQVPTGRVVGVKGRVSRKIGYDGKYVTFEYVS
- a CDS encoding nucleotidyl transferase AbiEii/AbiGii toxin family protein; this encodes MNTFLDPNLIEVIASDLGVDPSFVEKDWYAMRIIASLITVNNFGMQLVFAGGTSLSKGFGLIKRFSEDLDFKVILPKANPTRNEFSNYRKQIVEVIRGSSSEWSLEGEPKSENANRKFTCNIRYKENFHIPAALRLYIKLEVNFISPTLAVEQRPLQSFIAQAMDQSPEVPLMACVSPIETAAEKLSALTWRVLSRNRDSEKDDPSLIRHLYDLTALKDVIFNYSSFSDLVIDVMRKDIKNNRGKIKSLANSEVELLHKMLLTLEDDSLYANEYQQFVTGMSYAVEDECPTFSEAIDAVKSIISMIQ
- a CDS encoding ParB/RepB/Spo0J family partition protein; the encoded protein is MIRRKQTDKPFGGQITTPPPAPWLDSPDAETSRATETTIKLEDIVLPPHQPRRYFDPQALKELVESVKQHGILQPLLVRPLGGGKYELVAGERRYRAGQEALLEVAPVVVRELSDDQAFQLALIENLQREDLNPVEETEGILHLLAIRLHCDIEAVKSLLYRMKNAHSKGEQQPPESLDESRRNVSPNSEETETGDNISDDLDEETESRRNVSPKVDLEQSKTVEQVFESLGLMNWLSFTTKRLPLLNLPEEILMALREGKLEYTKAQALARVKDEEVRKQLLSQAIANDWSLSQIKEQIIANTPDEPSASSKTPNQIPERLKDITQRIKKRQLWKEPRKEKQLVNLLNKLEALLGDE
- a CDS encoding ATP-binding protein, with amino-acid sequence MAEASQIQALLKAWLDYIYIENLSNAKVEADESEHSNIWDSLVNLVGDKLLIDESLFKNIKQQFKNSKNKVQTELPSIAVAFPQIYEIESNRRQFRPLFTINVSPIFEGNYRTGGWDLTQYEFQPVIPNLMQWYGLEEEAAESLVTREGLKVFLETTFNRPFKTLQDFMGLIELPPFPVRSKLLPYLLDFDYAPFNQHLKKDFQKISEQNYFQWARPGHPAYEYLFGQPKTPQHEVLFLGAFPNSLPDDYQAQALKHSQLNSITAVIGPPGNGKTTLLLHKIAQQVVSRAVELATTGKDKSNLTVVTSTNNFAVKNVEKILASNLTSDHFYLSGGSRDLVESQVLPSLQAALDWLTKETFNHDEWESAQQQLLTGVQQIETYKKQDENYLQQKSGDEQLLEELCRDIQSVESAIKTSVVKPSALESSHDYSRFPLEAYQQIGQHLDSARRSLPRVDYWQNKSRNDNWFVQILQAIKRFWHSISKSSPHHILKRLHKQIEMPVLATLATPFPFQIPLTTESLIAAQENVNQLLAEAFSWQQKQNSLDSTQQHLESLQQELTDSINRRSQVETRLASYPTTDFYSRFYTELHSLQVELFEWSWQFQQQEARRRKDEVIASMKTYIAVLNGEWDAYRQLSLNWRNIYRDISLLFPVFLCTLHSIRNLLPYPDSGCIDQVIVDEAGQIPPHQVFPVLVRCNRALIVGDPLQLEPVVNLSDQKKDEYRSKSFLEQGLTDVDYDRYSPTASTAYHRAAGASGQIQDIGQGIILKYHYRCVPVIADFCDRLCNYGMIIKTEPKASRLGTNLIACNVEGKLENNVNWAEVDAVETLIEELLAAGYRLNPTDSENEIGVISPYRSQANALTQRLRSRWTDFSKQSIGTVHTFQGGQKSVIIFSTRQCQASYSLWFINRRPNLLNVAVSRARELFILVGNLGRISEGGHTKELVEYIKQFGEMREFQESANATFIRKQ
- a CDS encoding site-specific integrase → MKINRFGRAEILSPDQINLLFTEGFVNPRDRALFGVCLYAACRINEACTLAVNDVFGSNGVRGVLVLRSVNTKGKRDTREIRVHPKLKQYLEEYNPNRRKEFLFPGRHGLGHIHKVSADKILRDTCVRLGIEGVSTHSFRRTALTRMSDAGIPLRHIQEISGHRTLAALERYLGVTEKQKQNAISALDF
- a CDS encoding ParA family protein translates to MSTTDKQCRIIALFNQAGGVAKSTLTQNLGYHLAKREHRVLLIDIDPQASLTKFMGLVPSQLQKTVADAIINEQPLPIHEGIHGMDLAPASRVLSGAEMQLVSAAMRDLRLKEAIEPIQDEYDFILIDCPPSLGLLSYISLVAATHVLVPVETHLKAFEGTDELLQTITHVKNKANRKIQIAGFVPTRYAHQNSADKRALAAIQEQLSAWGRIFPAIPRATAFVDATEERAPLAVFDPKHSVVNILEEIALALEAL